The Magnolia sinica isolate HGM2019 chromosome 3, MsV1, whole genome shotgun sequence genome includes the window aagaagttgTCGTTTTTCGACCGTTGAGGGGGTAATGGTCGTTATGcaccgtaacggcctttacggccaccaTAATGGCTGATACGGtccataaaaaaagaagaagaccaaTTGCCCTGTTTAACCCCCATATcacgtaacggtcatggccgttatctatgcgtatcggcctttacgggcgtatcgtaacggatatggaacaccttgctGCTCCTCATGCTGTAGCTTTTCATGTATTTtcttatcttagcccttcaaatCATATCGGATCTTAGGGATCCAAATCTTCAATTTGCTTGGGAGGACTGTTGCGGATCTAACCTTTGGCAGCAGAAAAGCATATGCATTGGTTCCAATACTTCTTTCTACAATTATGCCCAAAATTTTCTTCTTTAGAAAATTTACCCATCCTTTAAAACTTGAATGGATTTTCTCTGCCCAACATGGTAAGGTTCTGATTGTAATACCATGGTGTCCTGCAAAAGAGATGCATGCATTCATTGTTACAATGTCACTCTAGATCTCGTCCTTGTATTTGTTATAAATGGAAAATGAAAGCAAGCAACTGCCTGTCAGTTCAACTTTATGTCCATCTCTTAAAACCAATATTCCTCAGTATACAACTTCTACATGTTCAACATTGTCTTTGATGTAAACCTAAAGTAGTCATCACACACAAACACGAGAATGAAAGAAGGGGAGAAAGAAATACAAGAAGAACATTACTCAGTAGCAAGCCTCAAGACGCAAGACATATGAGTAGATTTGTCAATTCCAAATAGTCATTATATCCCTATTAATACAGTTTTACTTCATCAAATCTCAGCCTCGATTTTTATCGCTCCTATTTTTCTTGTAGCATCTTAAttcataaagaaaaagaaaagaaacttttCACATCTTTTACGAGTATTCTTTCTGGAATCCCTCATTCTAGACCCTTCTGAATCTTCAAACACTTCCTTGAAACAAATTAAAATATCCAAGCTACTTTCTAACAGTAATTCTCATCATAAATTTGTCAAATATCGTTGTCCAAGACTTCAAGTCAAGAATCGGAAAATCTTGCAAAATCGATATGCTTAGTCAGCATAGGGCTTGAAGAGACATTTGAAACAACTGAGAGTCACCTAAAGTGGAGAAATGGGTGAAAAGTCATTCCTAAATGGAGGGGGTTAACAGGCGCCCACTGAATCTGTTACTTCtgtttgttttgttatttttttgttGGGGTTCTCTGAATTTGTGATATTCATTTAAATATATTTACAACACTGTTTCTTGAGATGATTAGCAATTACAGTTATAGAACTTCCATGagcatgaaaaaaagaaaattatttgCAGTAATTACATGAACTTAATCAAAAGATTTACATGCCTTGAGCATCTCTTTACCATAAATTTATTCCCAATTGTAAAACGGGTGAAATATTTGACCTCAATACTGCTGGAAATCAGAATTTCACTAGCCAAACACCATATACGTTTTTCTGCTTAGATACGGCTGTGCCTGTACTGGATACGCTGAGAAAATGGGCAGCCAGGTCCCACACTGCCATGTCGGACATGCCCTTACCTTGCAGTGACTGTCCTgcaaaaccaaaataatgggAAAAAGGGATTTTCATGTCATTTCTGTTTTGTGGGGCATCTACTTCAGAATGACAAGGCCTATTCCAATGTGGCAGCGCAGGATCTGTTCTGATCCAATCCACTGTGGCTAGCCTATTACTAATTTCTTCTCATGTTCATGTCAATCTCCTCTGGGATTCTGATCTAAATGCAATCTTAATGTCGAGCCATTCTCAATTCCTTCTCATTTCTTCATTCAGGTACATGTCCCTTATATCCTTCGCTAAAGTCGTTCTTGTCTGAAAAAATGGGAGGCTTGCTGAGTCACTGGAATTCATCAAACAAGTATAAAAGACTGGATCCAGAGCTTGAATGGAAAATATCTGAAGCAATTAAGCAGAGAGCTTCATCAGGACCAAACACTTTCAGATCAATCAATAGCATAATCTTGAGGTTCCCGCAATTTAAACAAGGTTTGAGAAATATCAGGAGTGTGTTTAAAGAATATGGTGAGTTTGGTGCTCTTGGAAGGTTGATTTTCCTTGTTCTATCTGAATTTAACAAGGTTCTTTTGTATGCTCATCTTCATGCCATTTTACTTGTCACTCTTGTTTACAGACGAGGACTCAAATGGTACCATCGACCATGAAGAACTGAAGAAATGCTTACAGAAACTGCAGCTCCATCTGACAGAAAAGGAAGTATATGATCTATACCATTCGTGCGATGTGGATGGAAATGAAGGAATACAATTCAATGAATTTGTCGTACTCCTGTGTCTTATATATCTTCTAATGGAGCCTTCCACTGCTCCTTCCACCGTATCCATAacatggttgaatgttgaaattgGTTCTCACCCATTTGCAGTCGAGTTCCATGATTGATTCTTGTGATGACTTTGACCCATTTTAGACATCACGGATGGGGTTGCCACAGCTCGAGGCCACTTTCGACACGATAGTCGAAGCATTTCTATTTCTTGACAATAACAGGGATGGCAAACTGAACAAGAACGATATGGTCCGGGCGCTAAACGGGGCCTCTCCTTTGGAAAAGTCGCCCAGGCATGTTTCGAGGAGAAGATTCAGTAATCCCTCTCTTCTGTTGTATGTGGTGCTTGTTCATGGTTATGTTGGCTTTCATTTCACTTCTTGGTTTTGTGTGAATAAATGCAGAAGAGATGGACTGGAGAAAGAACGGGAAGGTCAGTTTCAAGGAGTTCCTCTACACATTCATAAATTGGGTTGGGATTGATGCTGATGACGAGAGGGAAATCCCAGTAACTGACCATTGAATGTTGTGGTGATGGGTGAGCAATGTTGTGAGGATTTCTGATTAAAATGTGAGAACTGGTGAGTTGAATATGTATCTCATGAAGTTATGTTTTGATTCAACTTCTTGAAATCACTGGGTTGTATATTCTTATTCTTCAATGAAATTGGAATGAAGTTGCCATCCTCATGACTATGAATTATGCAGCTGCTCAACTATTCATTACAAGGATAAATGCAGATTGTAAGCATTTTTGCAGATTTTATTAGCTCGATGTGTTCACCCTTCTCCACATGCACCTTTAAAAACAGAACAAACACATCCAGGCAGTGTACAGGACAACTGAGTGGTGTATAAGGTGGTCCCTACTTGAAGATGCCTATACTAGAAAACCAGGGCGCTTTAGACATCAGATGTTCCCAACATGAATGTTGAATGCTGACCATTCGTGTATAGggatgacccacctgatgagttgataaGCTTGATTTTTTTCTATGGTCATTTTCACAGTGGGTGCAACCTTGTACACATCTTCCAGGCAGATTTGTGAGCCGGAGCAGAATCAGTAACAGATACATTTTTGTAGAAAGATTTTCTTAAAAATTGATTGAGTTTGAGGTTCTCCAAATAGAGGTCATGAATCATTGTCTTTTCTTGGTGACAAAACAATGACCCTGCATGAATATAGGGCCATCTTGTAAATGTGTGAATCCTTGGTCTTGAAGCGGGAGCATAGGGTAAATGGAAGAATCCTGCAACTGTGGTCGGCACAAGTGCTGAATGTAAAGGTGGATGTGGAGCTGGCAAACTTCTTATTTGTAATACTCCGATGCATACATAGGTTCTTTGGATAGTTTTGTTAAAAGGCTAGGACTCAGGATCTGTTTGGCTGGGTTCCCAATTAACTGTCTTAAAAGtggctgcaaaaaaaaaaaaaaaaaaacatcaaaaccAGCTTTGAGTCTGTTCAACCTGTTAATCTGGCTATCAATTGAATCCGTTGGATCAAAGTCAATTCGAGGTGTTTGGGCCAATTGGGGTGGCTCAGATACCCCAGTTCTTTTAAGATGTGACTGGATTTTAGCATCTGCTCATTTGTCCAACAACTTCTGTCTTCTGATACCTAATACAGGAGTTTTCCATGCTTGCTTTCTGCAGTGTGCATTTACTTAGGCTGTTTATATATTGAATCGTCATTATGAAAATGAATAGcccatttctattttcatagttatTCACAGACAGTTCACCTTTGCAGCTATAACTGGGTTCCCAATATCATTTGGGTCATATCAATACCTTGGGCGATCAGATACAATATGATATGATACATTCACATGTTGGGCAATCTGATATATAACTGGTATGATATAATACTTTC containing:
- the LOC131239779 gene encoding probable calcium-binding protein CML22 isoform X1 produces the protein MRSSKYSFSLLRFSNRHLILLFLFQPSFHYNFCCCIFLSSAQSSEEPRTCPLYPSLKSFLSEKMGGLLSHWNSSNKYKRLDPELEWKISEAIKQRASSGPNTFRSINSIILRFPQFKQGLRNIRSVFKEYDEDSNGTIDHEELKKCLQKLQLHLTEKEVYDLYHSCDVDGNEGIQFNEFVVLLCLIYLLMEPSTAPSTTSRMGLPQLEATFDTIVEAFLFLDNNRDGKLNKNDMVRALNGASPLEKSPRHVSRRRFKEMDWRKNGKVSFKEFLYTFINWVGIDADDEREIPVTDH
- the LOC131239779 gene encoding probable calcium-binding protein CML22 isoform X2 gives rise to the protein MCGPTCEQINLVFSPGTCPLYPSLKSFLSEKMGGLLSHWNSSNKYKRLDPELEWKISEAIKQRASSGPNTFRSINSIILRFPQFKQGLRNIRSVFKEYDEDSNGTIDHEELKKCLQKLQLHLTEKEVYDLYHSCDVDGNEGIQFNEFVVLLCLIYLLMEPSTAPSTTSRMGLPQLEATFDTIVEAFLFLDNNRDGKLNKNDMVRALNGASPLEKSPRHVSRRRFKEMDWRKNGKVSFKEFLYTFINWVGIDADDEREIPVTDH